In Candidatus Poribacteria bacterium, the following are encoded in one genomic region:
- a CDS encoding restriction endonuclease produces MKTEKRMVVDPTTEEKYEIELPTSEVIKQEIPKLDYPSDGITIIEATRQLEQKLELSDEQREAKTKRGKRYLGFFHYEIVGSEFARLLKEGKLKQPGGRGKPYVLSGDIPPLPPSDGDIEEIYQKIREKVAEDLLQEIKANSPAFFENLVIDLLVKMGYGGSREDAETVGRSGDGGIDGVINQDRLGLDVVYVQAKRWENNVGSPEIAGFAGALAGQGANKGIFITTSDFTKAAKDYDAAGFKIILIDGKRLAQLMIDHNVGVSTVKTYEIKRVDSDYFVEDVG; encoded by the coding sequence ATGAAAACGGAAAAAAGAATGGTAGTAGATCCAACTACAGAAGAAAAATATGAAATAGAACTACCAACTTCTGAAGTGATCAAACAGGAGATCCCTAAACTTGATTATCCATCCGATGGAATCACGATAATAGAAGCAACACGACAACTAGAGCAAAAACTTGAACTGTCTGATGAACAAAGAGAGGCAAAGACAAAAAGAGGCAAGCGGTATCTAGGATTTTTTCATTATGAGATAGTTGGCTCTGAATTTGCCAGACTCTTAAAGGAGGGAAAATTGAAACAACCAGGAGGAAGGGGGAAACCTTATGTTCTCTCTGGCGATATACCTCCACTACCCCCTTCTGATGGAGATATTGAAGAAATTTATCAAAAGATTAGAGAAAAAGTAGCTGAGGATTTACTTCAGGAAATTAAAGCGAATTCCCCTGCCTTTTTTGAAAACCTTGTTATTGATCTTCTTGTTAAAATGGGATATGGTGGCTCAAGAGAAGATGCCGAAACTGTAGGACGTAGTGGTGATGGTGGGATTGATGGTGTTATCAATCAAGATAGATTGGGGCTTGATGTCGTTTACGTTCAAGCAAAACGATGGGAAAACAATGTGGGGTCACCTGAAATTGCCGGTTTTGCCGGAGCATTAGCAGGACAAGGGGCTAACAAAGGAATTTTCATTACAACATCCGATTTTACCAAAGCTGCTAAAGACTATGATGCTGCAGGTTTCAAAATTATTCTCATTGATGGAAAACGACTTGCCCAGTTGATGATTGATCACAACGTGGGGGTTTCTACAGTGAAAACTTATGAAATCAAGCGAGTCGATTCTGATTATTTTGTTGAGGACGTTGGGTGA
- a CDS encoding NAD(P)-dependent oxidoreductase produces the protein MKILVTGGTGRIGSNLVKRLLEKGHDIRSFVYPGDVNRVGRWDGAERVETVLGDLREYEDVKKAVDGVDAIYHIAAAFGGPFNNRQYLAINGMGTLNILECIREFNPNIHRLVYACTEAIYWELTEKGRFFDKLITEEMVAKYHHMPYFLTKWIGEELCMTYHHQYGVPSTVFRFTTVIEPSEYLNEDGLPKQFVFSPIYNRYKNYTGDDPTELEAADTVKRLWDGQEKFILKRNPDGHPYKEHFTDVRDIVQGLVLGIEKDTAVGEEFTLGGNGIFKHEEVIPYLCERYQMDSVDVKLPQPLHFEFDLSKIKTLLGFEPQHDLASILDAAEAMRRGKDVGIIPTGVRWT, from the coding sequence ATGAAAATATTAGTCACAGGCGGTACGGGCCGCATCGGGTCGAACCTCGTCAAAAGATTGTTGGAAAAGGGACACGATATCCGCAGTTTTGTCTATCCGGGCGATGTCAATCGTGTCGGACGCTGGGACGGGGCGGAACGTGTAGAGACTGTCCTTGGCGACCTACGGGAATACGAGGATGTCAAAAAAGCCGTTGATGGCGTAGATGCCATCTATCACATCGCCGCAGCGTTCGGGGGTCCCTTCAATAACCGTCAGTATTTAGCAATCAATGGGATGGGAACGCTCAATATTTTAGAGTGCATCCGTGAATTCAATCCGAATATTCATCGCCTTGTCTATGCCTGTACCGAAGCGATTTATTGGGAACTCACCGAAAAAGGTAGATTTTTCGATAAACTGATTACCGAAGAGATGGTCGCTAAGTATCATCACATGCCCTATTTCCTTACCAAATGGATTGGCGAGGAACTGTGCATGACCTATCATCACCAGTATGGCGTCCCTTCAACTGTCTTCCGCTTCACGACCGTCATTGAACCGAGCGAATACCTCAACGAAGACGGCTTACCCAAACAATTCGTTTTTAGTCCTATCTATAATCGATACAAGAATTACACAGGCGATGACCCCACCGAGTTAGAGGCAGCAGACACCGTCAAACGCCTCTGGGATGGACAAGAGAAATTCATACTCAAACGGAATCCTGATGGACACCCCTACAAGGAGCATTTCACCGATGTACGCGATATTGTGCAAGGGTTGGTTTTAGGGATCGAAAAGGACACAGCTGTCGGTGAAGAATTCACGCTCGGTGGAAATGGTATCTTCAAACATGAAGAGGTGATTCCATATCTGTGTGAACGTTACCAGATGGATTCTGTTGATGTGAAACTCCCACAACCCCTCCATTTTGAATTCGATTTAAGCAAAATCAAAACGCTATTGGGTTTTGAACCCCAACACGATTTAGCGAGTATCCTTGATGCCGCTGAAGCGATGCGTCGTGGCAAAGATGTAGGCATCATTCCGACAGGTGTTCGATGGACCTAA
- a CDS encoding DUF1553 domain-containing protein, with translation MKTSVGMSSLFLFAFTCLMLSCTKTTVAPTRQVSSSTKHLDRYINAALKRERIQPSKTSDDAEFLRRIHLDLTGKIPTPEEVLDFLKDGSSNKRQSKIEHLLVSDAYVDYWTELWVNWLIGRRGDRDSHRIGLTLWTREALTNNIPYNQFVQELITADGELGNNGAGNYILRYERSPASLTSHTSRLFLGLPMQCAECHDHKSEMWTQEDYYGIAAFFTGIKSERKKDIDGVDMVGNKMKIRNFLITNKPTETIWVKRLEKQVRPHFLDRTEYKGSLLKKREALAQWMTDKSNPYFSQAIVNRIWKHFMGRAFVEPIDGFGEENPPTNPELLKWLANDFVMHGYNLQHLMRTILNSETYQRTSQTNESNKDDQHYYSHAYVKPLSAEQFFYSLLQATGFERLQEVRMQGLNRRSGEARRGMLRQLEQMKREHLKKFLFLLDNGEMEEIEAFNGTIPQALMMINGDLVNDSASHEEYGSVVNYVLGKSREPMERMEHIYLNVLSRLPTSKEKTYFQRYLERSLYRNKDLAYEDLYWVLLNSAEFSLNH, from the coding sequence GTGAAAACTTCCGTTGGCATGTCCTCACTTTTCCTATTCGCTTTTACCTGCTTGATGCTCAGTTGCACCAAAACTACGGTTGCCCCGACGCGGCAAGTTTCATCAAGTACGAAACATCTCGATCGGTATATCAACGCCGCACTTAAGAGGGAACGGATTCAACCCTCAAAGACGTCCGACGATGCCGAGTTTTTGCGCCGGATTCATCTCGATCTGACCGGAAAAATCCCAACGCCTGAAGAGGTCTTGGATTTTCTCAAGGACGGCTCTTCAAATAAACGGCAAAGCAAGATTGAGCACTTGTTGGTCAGTGATGCTTACGTTGACTACTGGACAGAGTTATGGGTGAACTGGTTAATCGGTAGGCGTGGAGATAGAGACAGTCACCGCATTGGCTTAACGCTTTGGACACGGGAGGCACTGACAAACAATATACCTTATAACCAGTTTGTTCAAGAACTCATCACGGCTGATGGAGAATTAGGAAACAATGGCGCAGGAAACTATATCCTGCGTTACGAGCGTTCGCCGGCCTCTCTCACCTCACATACTTCGCGTTTGTTCTTAGGGCTTCCTATGCAGTGTGCCGAGTGCCACGATCATAAATCGGAAATGTGGACCCAGGAGGATTACTACGGTATCGCTGCCTTCTTCACAGGCATCAAGAGTGAGCGAAAGAAAGACATCGACGGTGTAGATATGGTAGGTAATAAGATGAAAATCAGAAATTTTCTTATTACCAACAAGCCCACAGAGACAATTTGGGTGAAGAGACTTGAAAAACAGGTCCGTCCGCATTTCTTAGATAGGACAGAATACAAAGGTTCACTCCTCAAAAAGCGCGAAGCACTCGCACAGTGGATGACGGATAAATCAAATCCATATTTTAGTCAAGCTATCGTGAATCGCATCTGGAAGCACTTTATGGGGCGCGCCTTCGTCGAACCGATTGATGGATTCGGAGAAGAGAATCCACCGACCAACCCTGAACTCTTGAAGTGGCTCGCAAACGATTTCGTCATGCATGGTTACAACTTACAACACCTGATGCGAACAATCCTGAATTCAGAGACCTATCAACGCACATCGCAAACCAATGAGAGTAACAAAGACGATCAACACTACTACTCCCATGCCTACGTGAAACCCTTAAGTGCTGAACAGTTCTTCTATTCTCTGCTGCAAGCCACCGGCTTTGAAAGACTTCAAGAGGTGAGAATGCAAGGTCTCAACAGGCGGAGCGGAGAAGCAAGGAGGGGTATGCTGCGTCAACTTGAGCAAATGAAACGCGAGCATCTCAAAAAATTCCTCTTTCTACTCGATAATGGCGAGATGGAGGAAATTGAGGCGTTCAATGGAACGATCCCACAAGCACTCATGATGATTAATGGGGATCTGGTGAATGATAGCGCGAGTCACGAAGAATACGGAAGTGTTGTGAATTACGTATTAGGAAAATCGCGCGAACCGATGGAACGGATGGAGCATATTTATCTTAATGTCCTCTCTCGGTTGCCGACGTCTAAAGAGAAAACCTATTTTCAACGTTATTTAGAGCGGAGTCTTTATCGAAACAAGGACTTGGCTTACGAGGACCTCTATTGGGTGTTACTCAACTCAGCCGAATTTTCGCTGAATCATTAA